The proteins below are encoded in one region of Pelagibacterium flavum:
- a CDS encoding SLC13 family permease, translated as MTYEQIVLFVLLGLVLVGLLWGRWRYDLVAFAALIVGVVLGVVPAQTAFSGFGNDATIIIALVLVVTAGLSRSGAVDLITRHAVSRDRSLPLHISIMGGIGAVFSGFMNNVAALAILMPVDVQAAQKAGRSPASSLMPLAFATILGGMLTMIGTPPNIIIAAYRERAVGDSFTMFDFTPVGLVCALAGVAFVGLVGWRLIPVRDKGASAELRAAASYTTELVVTEKSKAKGQRVRDLDGAAEEHDCAIVGLVRRNKRLPGRARWEKIGKGDLLVVHGSAEAISALAGALQVDLQGRSGESAQLSSDLKMVEAVVTTDSRVEGRIANDVRVMQRNGVVMLGLSRRGRAITERVRRTPLEVGDVLLLLGHQDAVDDVITRMDCLPIASSVAVTRHEKALAAIGLFGAAVGVGAFGIVPLTVALAAVSVLYVLFDILPVREIYESIEWPVVVLLGSLLPVGMALETSGGTQLMAEGLATLGQYVPAWVALAVVLVFTMTLSDVLNNAATAVIFGPVAFELAQLLGVNPDAFLMAVAIGASCAFLTPIGHNNNALIMGPGGYRFGDYWRMGLPLEVIIVVVGVPAIMVFWPL; from the coding sequence TTGACCTACGAACAGATCGTGCTTTTCGTCCTTCTGGGGTTGGTGCTCGTGGGGCTTTTGTGGGGCAGGTGGCGGTATGACCTTGTTGCCTTTGCCGCTCTTATCGTGGGGGTGGTTCTGGGCGTGGTGCCGGCTCAGACAGCGTTTTCCGGCTTCGGCAACGACGCGACGATCATCATAGCCCTGGTGCTTGTGGTCACGGCGGGCCTGTCGCGTTCGGGCGCCGTTGATCTTATCACCCGGCATGCGGTGAGCCGGGATCGCTCACTGCCGCTCCATATCTCGATCATGGGCGGCATCGGGGCGGTGTTTTCGGGCTTCATGAACAATGTCGCCGCGCTGGCCATATTGATGCCCGTCGATGTGCAGGCCGCGCAAAAGGCCGGCCGCTCTCCCGCCTCGTCACTGATGCCTTTGGCCTTCGCCACCATCCTTGGCGGCATGCTGACCATGATCGGCACACCCCCCAACATCATCATCGCGGCCTATCGCGAGCGCGCGGTGGGCGACAGTTTCACGATGTTCGATTTTACACCGGTAGGGCTTGTGTGTGCGCTGGCAGGCGTTGCTTTTGTCGGGCTGGTGGGTTGGCGGCTGATACCGGTGCGCGACAAGGGGGCCAGCGCCGAATTGCGCGCCGCAGCCAGTTATACCACCGAACTTGTGGTTACCGAGAAATCCAAGGCCAAAGGCCAGCGGGTGCGTGATCTGGACGGCGCGGCCGAAGAACATGATTGCGCCATCGTGGGGCTGGTGCGCCGCAACAAGCGGCTGCCGGGCCGGGCGCGTTGGGAAAAGATCGGCAAGGGCGATCTGCTCGTCGTTCACGGCAGCGCCGAGGCGATTTCGGCCCTGGCCGGTGCCTTGCAGGTCGATCTGCAGGGCCGTTCGGGTGAAAGTGCGCAATTGTCGTCTGATCTGAAAATGGTTGAGGCGGTGGTGACCACCGACAGCCGTGTGGAGGGCCGGATCGCCAATGATGTGCGCGTCATGCAGCGCAATGGCGTGGTCATGCTGGGGCTGTCGCGGCGCGGCCGGGCCATCACCGAGCGCGTGCGGCGCACGCCGCTCGAAGTCGGCGACGTGCTTTTGCTGCTCGGTCATCAGGACGCGGTCGACGACGTTATCACCCGCATGGACTGCCTGCCCATCGCTTCGAGCGTTGCGGTGACGCGGCATGAAAAAGCGCTGGCGGCGATCGGGCTGTTTGGAGCTGCCGTGGGCGTTGGCGCGTTCGGCATCGTCCCGCTCACCGTGGCGCTGGCCGCAGTGTCCGTGCTTTACGTGCTTTTCGACATCCTGCCGGTGCGCGAGATCTACGAGTCGATCGAATGGCCGGTGGTGGTCCTGCTCGGCTCGCTCCTGCCGGTCGGCATGGCGCTGGAAACCTCGGGGGGCACCCAGCTCATGGCCGAGGGGCTGGCGACATTGGGCCAGTATGTCCCCGCCTGGGTGGCCCTTGCGGTGGTGCTGGTGTTCACAATGACGCTTTCGGACGTTCTCAACAATGCGGCGACGGCGGTGATCTTTGGCCCCGTGGCGTTCGAGCTGGCCCAGTTGCTCGGGGTCAATCCCGATGCGTTCCTGATGGCGGTGGCCATCGGGGCGAGCTGCGCCTTTCTTACCCCGATAGGGCACAACAACAATGCGTTGATCATGGGGCCGGGGGGGTACCGGTTTGGCGACTATTGGCGCATGGGACTGCCGCTCGAGGTGATCATCGTTGTGGTCGGTGTGCCCGCCATCATGGTGTTCTGGCCGCTATGA
- a CDS encoding class I SAM-dependent methyltransferase: MTQPPLVFDRSRLSANFAKREGQSDFVTDLVVADLADRLAPISREFPKALIMGPDPRLLPDTAQSATGPIRFEKISSLLEIDGLALADPEHLSLPSRDYDLIVSLLDLQTVNDVPGFLDNLRRHIAPDGLLIAAAVGGRTLTELRDAFLAADVEILGGVSPRVAPMIDVRDAGSLLQRAGFALPVTDLETHTVRYRTPLALFDELRALGVTNPLAGRDTRMLTPRHLMRATEIYAERFSDPDGRVRASLEILWLSGWVPHESQQKPLRPGSAQTSLRDVLKDKSQT, translated from the coding sequence ATGACCCAGCCCCCTCTCGTTTTCGACCGCTCACGCCTTTCCGCCAATTTCGCCAAGCGCGAAGGGCAATCCGATTTCGTAACCGATCTGGTGGTGGCCGATCTTGCCGATCGGCTCGCGCCGATCTCACGGGAGTTTCCAAAGGCGCTGATCATGGGCCCCGACCCACGGCTTTTGCCCGATACCGCGCAGTCGGCCACTGGCCCGATTCGCTTCGAAAAGATTTCGTCCCTGCTCGAGATCGATGGCCTTGCTCTGGCCGATCCCGAACATCTCAGCCTGCCTTCCCGCGATTATGACCTGATCGTCTCGCTTCTCGACCTGCAGACCGTCAACGACGTTCCGGGCTTTCTCGACAATCTCCGCCGCCACATCGCCCCTGATGGGCTGCTGATCGCCGCGGCCGTTGGAGGGCGCACACTCACCGAATTGCGCGACGCGTTCCTGGCCGCCGATGTGGAAATCCTTGGCGGTGTTTCCCCCCGAGTGGCGCCGATGATCGACGTGCGCGATGCCGGCAGCCTGCTCCAGCGGGCCGGCTTTGCCCTACCCGTCACCGATCTGGAAACCCATACCGTGCGCTATCGCACCCCGCTTGCCCTGTTCGACGAATTGCGGGCATTAGGCGTCACCAACCCCCTGGCCGGTCGCGACACGCGCATGCTGACCCCGCGCCACCTGATGCGCGCCACCGAAATCTACGCCGAGCGCTTTTCCGATCCCGATGGCAGGGTTCGCGCCAGTCTGGAAATCCTCTGGCTCTCGGGCTGGGTGCCCCATGAAAGCCAGCAGAAACCTTTGCGGCCCGGCTCTGCCCAGACCAGCCTGCGCGACGTGCTCAAGGACAAGTCGCAGACCTGA
- a CDS encoding ComF family protein codes for MVGAIENRGRPFALRLRAIVAAAGARALDLAFPPVCLACNEAVLTPDGLCPSCWRQLIPISRPFCPVLGLPFASDMGEGALSVQAIANPPPFERARSAVAYTDLARKLVSKMKYSDRPEIALFCARMMVSAGHELLGPDAVLVPVPLHRARQRERGYNQSAELARAIGRLAKCGLHTDLIVRHRRTIQQVGLNASQRARNVDGAFRVDPARLERLGARRVVLVDDVLTTGATASAAARALKRAGVSQVDVLSFARVVFDADMTV; via the coding sequence ATGGTTGGGGCAATCGAAAATCGGGGCAGACCCTTTGCGTTGCGGTTGCGCGCAATTGTTGCTGCGGCCGGTGCGCGGGCGCTGGACCTGGCTTTTCCGCCGGTGTGCCTGGCCTGCAACGAGGCGGTTTTGACACCGGATGGGCTGTGTCCGTCTTGCTGGCGCCAGCTTATCCCCATTTCGCGGCCGTTTTGCCCGGTTCTGGGACTGCCGTTTGCGTCCGACATGGGCGAAGGCGCGCTATCGGTTCAGGCCATTGCCAACCCGCCACCCTTTGAGCGCGCCCGTTCCGCCGTTGCCTATACCGATCTGGCCCGGAAGCTGGTCTCGAAGATGAAATATTCCGACCGGCCCGAGATCGCCCTGTTCTGTGCGCGGATGATGGTTTCGGCGGGTCATGAGCTTTTGGGTCCCGATGCTGTGCTGGTGCCGGTGCCGCTGCACCGGGCGCGCCAGCGCGAGCGGGGTTACAATCAATCGGCCGAACTGGCGCGCGCCATCGGCCGCCTTGCAAAATGCGGTCTGCATACCGACCTTATTGTCAGGCATCGGCGCACCATCCAGCAGGTCGGGCTCAACGCCTCCCAGCGCGCCCGCAATGTCGATGGAGCGTTTCGTGTCGATCCGGCGCGGCTGGAGCGGTTGGGCGCGCGGCGCGTCGTGCTTGTCGATGATGTGTTGACAACCGGGGCAACCGCCTCGGCTGCCGCCAGGGCGCTTAAACGGGCAGGCGTATCGCAAGTCGATGTGCTCAGCTTTGCCCGCGTTGTGTTCGATGCCGATATGACAGTATAA
- the grxC gene encoding glutaredoxin 3 has protein sequence MAKVEIYTTPTCPYCHAAKALLGDKGVTFEEITVLDPDLRASMTQRANGRRTVPQIFVGQTHVGGYDDLAALERQGKLDPLLESAA, from the coding sequence ATGGCCAAGGTCGAAATCTATACGACCCCCACATGCCCCTACTGCCACGCCGCCAAGGCGCTGCTCGGTGACAAGGGCGTCACGTTCGAAGAAATCACGGTGCTCGATCCTGATCTGCGCGCCAGCATGACCCAGCGCGCCAACGGACGGCGCACGGTGCCGCAGATTTTTGTCGGGCAGACCCATGTGGGTGGCTATGACGACCTCGCGGCTCTTGAGCGGCAGGGCAAGCTCGATCCCCTGCTCGAGAGTGCCGCGTGA
- a CDS encoding carbon-nitrogen hydrolase family protein, whose translation MSQTTTVALVQMNAGVGAGDNLAEIEKRVAEARRAGAVYVLTPEMSVVFAKDRAGLQAAAEPWEGNRAMARLAGIARDNGVFLHIGSLAIALEDGRFANRSVLFDPQGGIVSRYDKIHLFDAEIDGANAYRESATYAGGDTAVTADIEPFVLGISICYDLRFPALYRTLAEAGAQVIAVPSAFTVPTGEAHWHVLLRARAIETGCFVLAAAQGGRHENGRATYGHSLIVSPWGKVIAEADGAEPGLVVAALDLDAVAEARQRVPALANARFFRAGAPQSGSTLKTQAGN comes from the coding sequence GTGAGTCAAACCACGACCGTTGCCCTTGTTCAGATGAACGCGGGGGTTGGGGCCGGGGACAATCTTGCCGAAATCGAAAAACGGGTCGCCGAGGCCCGGCGGGCCGGAGCCGTTTATGTCCTGACGCCGGAAATGAGCGTGGTCTTTGCCAAGGATCGCGCCGGGCTGCAGGCGGCGGCCGAGCCCTGGGAGGGCAATCGGGCCATGGCGCGGCTGGCCGGTATCGCGAGGGACAATGGCGTTTTCCTTCATATCGGCTCGCTTGCCATAGCGCTCGAGGACGGACGATTTGCCAACCGCTCGGTGCTGTTCGATCCTCAGGGCGGGATCGTTTCGCGCTATGACAAGATCCATCTTTTCGACGCCGAGATTGACGGCGCCAATGCCTATCGCGAAAGCGCGACCTATGCGGGCGGAGATACGGCTGTGACAGCCGATATCGAACCGTTCGTGCTTGGCATCTCGATATGCTATGATCTGCGCTTTCCGGCGCTCTATCGGACGCTGGCCGAGGCGGGTGCGCAGGTGATCGCGGTGCCCTCGGCCTTTACGGTGCCGACGGGCGAGGCTCATTGGCACGTCCTGTTGCGGGCGCGGGCCATTGAAACCGGGTGCTTTGTCCTTGCGGCAGCGCAGGGCGGAAGACACGAAAACGGGCGGGCGACCTATGGCCATTCGCTTATCGTTTCGCCCTGGGGTAAGGTGATTGCAGAGGCCGATGGGGCCGAGCCGGGCCTTGTGGTTGCCGCGCTGGACCTTGACGCGGTGGCCGAGGCGCGGCAAAGGGTGCCGGCACTTGCCAATGCGCGTTTTTTTCGCGCAGGAGCACCGCAGTCCGGAAGCACTCTGAAAACTCAAGCGGGGAATTGA
- a CDS encoding DUF1178 family protein, whose amino-acid sequence MIQFTLACAAGHKFDAWFRNAAAYDEQSARGDLACPICNSSQVEKALMAPAVSRSSEKVALSAGHPEHGAFLKAMRALRQKMTSEADYVGDKFAEEARKIHYEEAEARGIYGEATKDEVVGLIDEGIEFMPLPNVPDEHN is encoded by the coding sequence GTGATCCAGTTCACGCTCGCCTGCGCAGCAGGCCACAAATTCGATGCCTGGTTCAGAAACGCCGCGGCCTATGACGAGCAGTCGGCGCGCGGGGATCTGGCCTGCCCGATCTGCAATTCTTCACAGGTGGAAAAGGCGTTGATGGCGCCTGCCGTTTCGCGTTCGAGCGAAAAGGTCGCGCTTTCGGCCGGCCATCCCGAGCACGGAGCGTTCCTCAAAGCCATGCGCGCCCTGCGCCAGAAAATGACGTCGGAAGCCGATTATGTCGGCGACAAATTTGCCGAGGAAGCGCGCAAGATCCATTACGAGGAAGCCGAAGCGCGCGGCATCTATGGCGAAGCGACCAAGGACGAGGTGGTTGGGCTGATCGATGAGGGAATCGAGTTCATGCCCCTGCCCAATGTGCCAGACGAGCACAATTAA
- the ubiG gene encoding bifunctional 2-polyprenyl-6-hydroxyphenol methylase/3-demethylubiquinol 3-O-methyltransferase UbiG — protein sequence MTTTISPDEIGKFHKMAEEWWDPNGKFKPLHKFNPVRLAYIREKLIAHFGLDDRAMRPFAGLRILDIGCGGGLLCEPMARLGATVVGADAGEKNVKIAALHAEQSGLEIDYRATTSEDLAAAGEQFDVVLNMEVVEHVSDVQLYLESCCKLVKPGGLMFVATINRTARAYALAIVGAERILRWLPKGTHSYEKLVTPEEITSITSRNGMDVIDKTGVTFNPLKNEWGKSRDMAVNYMLLLEKPKTSD from the coding sequence ATGACCACCACCATCAGCCCCGACGAAATCGGCAAATTCCACAAGATGGCCGAGGAATGGTGGGATCCGAACGGCAAGTTCAAACCACTGCACAAGTTCAATCCGGTGCGGCTCGCCTATATCCGCGAAAAGCTCATCGCCCATTTCGGGCTCGATGACAGGGCGATGCGCCCCTTCGCGGGTCTGCGCATCCTCGATATCGGGTGCGGCGGGGGCCTGTTGTGCGAACCCATGGCACGGCTGGGCGCCACGGTGGTCGGTGCCGATGCGGGCGAAAAGAACGTCAAGATCGCCGCGCTCCATGCCGAACAGTCCGGGCTCGAAATCGATTATCGCGCCACGACGTCCGAAGACCTCGCCGCAGCGGGAGAGCAGTTCGACGTCGTGCTCAACATGGAAGTGGTCGAGCACGTTTCCGACGTGCAGCTCTACCTTGAAAGCTGCTGCAAACTGGTCAAGCCCGGCGGCCTGATGTTCGTTGCCACGATCAACCGCACCGCCCGGGCTTACGCCCTTGCCATCGTCGGCGCCGAACGCATTTTGCGCTGGCTGCCCAAGGGCACGCACAGCTACGAAAAGCTTGTCACCCCCGAAGAGATCACCTCGATCACCTCCCGCAACGGCATGGATGTGATCGACAAGACCGGCGTGACCTTCAATCCGCTGAAAAACGAATGGGGCAAGAGCCGCGACATGGCGGTCAACTACATGCTACTTCTGGAAAAGCCCAAAACCAGTGACTAA
- a CDS encoding aspartate kinase encodes MARIVMKFGGTSVANVERIRQAARHVKREVEAGHEVAVVVSAMSGKTNELVGWCAEAAPMHDAREYDAVVASGEQVTAGLMAIVLSEMGIQSRSYAGWQVPIHTDDAHGSARITGIDPDNLLERMTSGWVPVVTGFQGISDKNRVTTLGRGGSDTSAVAVAAAVKADRCDIYTDVDGVYTTDPRIAPKAKRLERVSFEEMLEMASLGAKVLQTRSVELAMAQGVRLVVRSTFDDPDAGNAPGSEWGMTGTLVCDEDEIMEKQIVSGVTLARAEAKITLRKVKDKPGVAAAVFGPLADARIVVDMIVQNISDDGQITDITFTVPDSEFDKAMKVLRNAPDLEYESISGSKGGAKISVVGVGMRSHAGVAASMFRALSDKGINIQLITTSEIKTSVLIDEEYAELAVRALHTYYGLDKAEG; translated from the coding sequence ATGGCGCGTATAGTTATGAAGTTCGGCGGCACCTCGGTCGCCAATGTCGAGCGCATAAGGCAGGCGGCCCGGCACGTCAAACGTGAGGTCGAGGCCGGCCATGAAGTGGCGGTCGTCGTTTCGGCCATGTCTGGCAAGACTAATGAGCTGGTCGGCTGGTGCGCGGAAGCCGCGCCCATGCACGATGCGCGTGAGTATGATGCCGTCGTTGCCTCGGGCGAACAGGTGACGGCGGGGCTGATGGCCATCGTTTTATCGGAAATGGGCATCCAGTCGCGCTCCTATGCCGGCTGGCAGGTGCCCATTCACACCGACGATGCGCACGGCTCGGCCCGCATCACGGGAATAGATCCGGACAATCTTTTGGAGCGGATGACTTCGGGCTGGGTGCCGGTCGTTACCGGCTTTCAGGGTATTTCCGACAAGAACCGCGTCACGACACTGGGACGCGGCGGGTCGGACACCTCGGCGGTGGCCGTTGCCGCGGCGGTCAAAGCGGACCGGTGCGACATCTATACCGACGTCGACGGCGTCTACACCACCGATCCGCGTATTGCCCCCAAGGCGAAGCGCCTGGAGCGGGTCAGTTTTGAAGAAATGCTTGAAATGGCCTCGCTGGGGGCAAAGGTGCTCCAGACGCGGTCAGTGGAATTGGCCATGGCCCAGGGCGTGCGGCTTGTGGTGCGCTCAACGTTTGATGATCCCGACGCGGGCAATGCGCCGGGCAGCGAATGGGGCATGACGGGCACGCTTGTGTGCGATGAGGATGAGATCATGGAAAAGCAGATCGTTTCGGGTGTGACCCTTGCGCGGGCCGAAGCCAAGATCACCCTGCGCAAGGTCAAGGACAAGCCCGGCGTTGCCGCTGCGGTGTTCGGGCCGCTGGCCGATGCACGGATCGTTGTCGACATGATCGTGCAGAACATTTCCGATGACGGGCAGATCACCGACATCACCTTTACGGTGCCTGACAGTGAATTCGACAAGGCCATGAAGGTTTTGCGCAACGCGCCCGATCTCGAATACGAGTCGATTTCGGGCTCGAAGGGCGGTGCCAAGATTTCCGTGGTGGGGGTCGGAATGCGTTCGCATGCGGGCGTTGCGGCCTCGATGTTCCGGGCACTTTCGGACAAGGGAATCAACATCCAGCTCATCACGACCTCGGAAATCAAGACCTCGGTATTGATCGATGAGGAATATGCGGAGCTTGCAGTTCGGGCGCTGCATACCTATTACGGTCTGGACAAGGCCGAGGGGTAA
- the ptsP gene encoding phosphoenolpyruvate--protein phosphotransferase gives MVTAIGGPRVLLRQLRETMAEPLASQERLDKIVDLIAENMRADVCSFYVLRDDGALELFATHGLKRDAVHITTLRLGEGLVGLIANEAEPLSLQNAPEHPSFAYRPETGEDPFFSFLGVPVLRAGQTLGVLVVQNSERRVYGEDETEALLTTATILAEMISTADFDALVKPGSDIDLRRPRMFQGIGFSEGIALGQVVLHDPRVVVTNFVADDTDAEKARLETALMTMRVSIDELLNSGDMQIPSDHRDILETYRMFAHDRGWVRRLEEAIDSGLTAEAAVERVQNDTRARMLRQTDPYIRERLHDLDDLANRLLRILTADGSVAGKELPDNAILLARNMGPAELLEYDRTKLRAVVLEDGAATAHVAIVARSVGLVAVGQAENIVSMGEAGDDIIVDGFTGAVHLRPTPDIEATYIDKVRLSAKRRAHYAALKDTPSVTRDGQHITLLHNSGLLADMAMLEETGAEGVGLFRTELQFMIASKMPRVKEQVELYSEAMRLMGDKPIVFRLLDIGGDKVVPYMRSTAEENPAMGWRSLRLALDRPALLRTQVRALLQAAGGRPLRILVPMVTEAREYMKVKRFILRENERLPRLGFAQPETLEIGSMIEVPSLLFELDRLLPETDFVSIGSNDLIQFLTAADRANPRVANNYDPIARPRLRALKLVVDAAAKYGKPVTMCGELAGRPVEAMALLSIGMTRLSMGASSIGPIKEMVLGLDVGALKAEMNDYLENGETEGSAREFLAEFAERHSLPV, from the coding sequence ATGGTGACAGCGATTGGCGGACCGCGGGTGCTTTTGCGCCAGTTGCGCGAAACCATGGCCGAGCCGTTGGCCAGCCAGGAGCGGCTCGACAAGATCGTTGATCTGATTGCCGAGAACATGCGGGCCGATGTGTGCTCGTTTTATGTTCTGCGCGACGATGGTGCGCTGGAATTGTTTGCCACCCACGGGCTCAAGCGCGACGCCGTCCACATCACCACGCTGCGTCTGGGCGAGGGGCTTGTCGGCCTGATCGCCAACGAGGCCGAGCCGCTCAGCCTCCAGAACGCTCCCGAACACCCTTCCTTTGCCTATCGCCCGGAAACGGGTGAAGATCCGTTCTTTTCCTTTCTCGGCGTGCCGGTGCTCAGGGCCGGCCAGACGCTGGGCGTACTTGTCGTCCAGAACTCGGAGCGGCGGGTCTATGGCGAGGATGAAACCGAAGCGCTTCTGACCACGGCGACGATTCTGGCCGAAATGATCTCGACCGCGGATTTCGACGCCCTGGTCAAACCGGGCTCCGACATCGATCTGCGGCGTCCGCGCATGTTTCAGGGCATCGGGTTTTCCGAAGGCATCGCTTTGGGTCAGGTGGTGCTGCATGATCCGCGTGTCGTCGTCACCAATTTCGTTGCCGACGATACGGACGCCGAAAAGGCGCGGCTGGAAACGGCGCTCATGACCATGCGCGTTTCGATCGATGAATTGCTCAATTCGGGCGATATGCAGATTCCGTCCGACCATCGCGACATCCTCGAAACCTATCGCATGTTCGCCCACGATCGGGGTTGGGTGCGCAGGCTCGAAGAAGCGATCGATTCCGGTCTGACGGCAGAAGCCGCCGTCGAGCGGGTGCAGAATGACACCCGTGCGCGCATGCTGCGCCAGACCGATCCTTACATCCGTGAACGCCTGCACGATCTCGATGATCTGGCCAATCGCCTATTGCGCATTCTGACCGCTGATGGCTCGGTGGCCGGCAAGGAATTGCCCGACAACGCAATTTTGCTGGCGCGCAATATGGGCCCGGCCGAATTGCTCGAATATGACCGCACCAAGCTGCGGGCCGTGGTGCTCGAAGATGGCGCAGCGACAGCCCATGTGGCCATCGTCGCCCGCTCGGTGGGGCTGGTGGCGGTTGGGCAGGCCGAAAATATCGTTTCGATGGGTGAAGCGGGCGACGACATCATCGTCGATGGGTTCACCGGTGCCGTGCATCTGCGGCCCACGCCCGATATCGAGGCAACCTATATCGACAAGGTGCGGCTCTCGGCCAAGCGCCGGGCCCATTACGCGGCGCTCAAGGACACCCCGTCCGTTACCCGCGACGGTCAGCACATCACGCTGTTGCACAATTCGGGTCTGCTGGCCGATATGGCCATGCTGGAAGAAACGGGTGCCGAAGGGGTGGGGCTGTTCCGCACCGAACTGCAATTCATGATCGCCTCGAAAATGCCGCGGGTCAAAGAACAGGTCGAGCTCTATTCCGAAGCCATGCGGCTGATGGGAGACAAGCCGATCGTCTTTCGGCTGCTCGATATCGGGGGCGACAAGGTCGTGCCCTATATGCGTTCGACCGCCGAGGAGAACCCGGCCATGGGCTGGCGCAGCCTTCGGCTGGCGCTCGACCGGCCGGCCCTGCTTCGAACCCAGGTTCGTGCGCTGCTGCAAGCGGCCGGCGGCAGGCCGTTGCGCATTCTGGTGCCCATGGTCACCGAGGCGCGCGAATACATGAAGGTCAAGCGTTTCATCCTGCGCGAGAACGAGCGGCTGCCCCGGCTGGGCTTTGCCCAACCCGAAACGCTCGAGATCGGCTCGATGATCGAGGTGCCCTCGCTGCTGTTCGAACTGGACCGGCTGTTGCCCGAAACCGATTTCGTTTCCATCGGATCGAACGATCTCATCCAGTTCCTGACCGCTGCCGACCGCGCCAATCCGCGCGTTGCCAACAATTATGACCCGATTGCCCGCCCGCGCCTGCGGGCGCTCAAGCTGGTGGTCGATGCGGCGGCGAAATACGGAAAGCCCGTCACCATGTGCGGGGAATTGGCCGGGCGCCCCGTCGAGGCCATGGCACTGCTCTCGATCGGCATGACGCGGCTGTCCATGGGTGCCTCCTCGATCGGCCCGATCAAGGAAATGGTGCTTGGCCTTGACGTTGGCGCGCTCAAGGCCGAAATGAACGATTATCTTGAAAACGGTGAAACCGAGGGCTCGGCCCGCGAGTTTCTGGCCGAGTTTGCCGAGCGGCACTCTCTGCCCGTTTAG
- the prfA gene encoding peptide chain release factor 1, producing MAFLPTDKLDALERRFDSIEAAMSGSPDPEAYVRLSKEYSELSPMVAKVREYRAALADLAGAEELAKSGDKEMAELAYEEVVELKDTIEALSQEIRILLLPKDAADEKSAILEVRAGTGGDEAALFAGDLFRMYQRYAEAQGWKVSVMEASEGDAGGYKEIIANVSGAGVFAKLKYESGVHRVQRVPDTEASGRIHTSAATVAVLPEVEDIDIEIRPEDIRIDTMRASGAGGQHVNTTDSAVRITHIPSGIVVTSAEKSQHQNRANAMKVLRARLFDEQEQKASSERAESRKSQVGSGDRSERIRTYNFPQGRVTDHRINLTLYKLPQIITGEALGEVIDALITENQAAQLAAMEQGV from the coding sequence ATGGCTTTTCTGCCCACCGACAAGCTCGACGCTCTTGAACGCCGTTTCGATTCCATCGAGGCCGCCATGTCGGGCAGTCCCGATCCGGAAGCCTATGTGCGGCTTTCCAAGGAATATTCCGAGCTTTCTCCCATGGTCGCCAAGGTGCGCGAATACCGCGCAGCGCTCGCCGATCTGGCAGGGGCCGAGGAACTTGCCAAATCGGGCGACAAGGAGATGGCCGAGCTTGCCTACGAAGAGGTGGTCGAGCTCAAGGACACGATCGAGGCGCTGAGCCAGGAAATCCGCATCCTGTTGCTGCCCAAGGATGCGGCGGACGAAAAAAGCGCCATTCTCGAGGTGCGGGCAGGAACGGGCGGCGATGAAGCCGCGCTTTTCGCAGGCGATCTGTTCCGCATGTATCAGCGTTACGCCGAGGCGCAGGGCTGGAAGGTTTCGGTGATGGAAGCCTCCGAGGGCGATGCGGGCGGTTACAAGGAAATTATCGCCAACGTGTCCGGCGCGGGCGTGTTCGCCAAGCTCAAATACGAATCGGGCGTCCATCGCGTGCAGCGGGTGCCCGATACCGAAGCCTCGGGACGCATTCACACCTCGGCAGCGACCGTGGCGGTCCTGCCTGAGGTTGAGGATATCGACATCGAAATTCGGCCCGAAGACATTCGCATCGATACGATGCGGGCATCAGGTGCAGGCGGACAGCACGTCAACACAACCGATTCGGCGGTGCGCATCACCCATATCCCGTCGGGGATCGTGGTCACCTCGGCGGAGAAGTCCCAGCACCAGAACCGGGCCAACGCCATGAAGGTTCTGCGGGCGCGGCTGTTTGACGAGCAGGAGCAGAAGGCTTCCTCCGAACGCGCCGAGAGCCGCAAATCGCAGGTGGGTTCGGGGGATCGCTCCGAACGCATAAGGACGTATAATTTCCCGCAAGGGCGTGTCACCGACCACCGCATCAACCTGACCCTCTACAAACTCCCCCAGATCATTACAGGGGAAGCACTGGGCGAAGTGATCGATGCGCTGATCACCGAAAATCAGGCGGCGCAACTGGCGGCGATGGAGCAGGGCGTCTAG